One window of the Trifolium pratense cultivar HEN17-A07 linkage group LG2, ARS_RC_1.1, whole genome shotgun sequence genome contains the following:
- the LOC123908478 gene encoding probable calcium-binding protein CML13, with the protein MGKDLSDDQVSSMKEAFTLFDTDNDGKIAPSELGILMRSLGGNPTQAQLKSIVAEENLTSPFDFPRFLDLMSKHMKPEPFDRQLRDAFKVLDKDASGSVSVKELRHILTSIGEKLETAEFDEWIREVDVGSDGNIRYEDFIARMLAK; encoded by the coding sequence ATGGGTAAAGATCTGAGCGACGATCAAGTTTCTTCAATGAAAGAAGCTTTCACTCTATTCGACACCGACAACGACGGCAAGATCGCACCATCGGAGCTCGGAATCCTCATGCGATCTCTCGGAGGAAACCCGACCCAAGCTCAACTCAAATCAATCGTTGCCGAAGAGAATCTCACATCACCGTTCGATTTCCCTCGGTTTCTGGATCTCATGTCCAAACACATGAAACCTGAACCGTTCGATCGTCAACTTCGCGACGCATTCAAGGTTCTCGATAAGGATGCTTCCGGTTCCGTTTCCGTTAAGGAGCTTCGTCATATTCTCACTAGCATCGGTGAGAAACTCGAGACTGCTGAGTTTGATGAATGGATCAGGGAAGTTGATGTTGGTTCCGATGGGAATATTCGTTATGAGGATTTCATCGCTAGAATGCTTGCTAAGTGA
- the LOC123908974 gene encoding LRR receptor-like serine/threonine-protein kinase GSO1, whose amino-acid sequence MNYFNLLLSLFLLNAFLKPETVCGNAELRALMDLKTSLDPEGKILTSWISDGNPCSGSFEGVACNDHWKVANISLQGKGLSGCLSPAVAELKCLSGLYLHYNNLSGEIPSQISNLTELVDLYLDVNNLSGTIPSQIGNMASLQVLQLGDNQFVGNIPAQMGSLKQLTTLALQYNKLTGRIPLSLGNLENLSRLNLSFNNFSGTFPATLANVSHLEVLDIQNNSLSGTVPSALKRLGEGFQGANNQGLCGVDIFTLRACNNNSDLDASDIDTSDQGHLKKGNSATPRPEAADFQMHCNQTHCSKSRFPLSVVTAAGVTITALTFIVVGLFTFVKYRRRKQKVTANSSEGKLSPQQPKGLYRKSPSTLVNLEYYNGCYPMPGDQNAGGLYSEYLNQFRFNVDEVESATQYLSEANLLCKSKFSAMYKGILRDGSLVAIRSINMTCCKTEEAEFVKGLSLLTSLRHENVVKLRGFCCSSSRGECYLIYDFATMGYLSQYLDIEDRSDHLLDWSKRVSIIKGIAKGIGYLHGDEASKPSIVHQNISVENVLLDKEFNPLIMDAGLPKLLADDVVFSALKVSAAMGYLAPEYITTGRFTEKSDIYAFGVIVLQVLSGKTAIGGSIRTAFESFRFDDCIDTNLKGRYSSSEATTLTKLAVQCIHESPDQRPSMVDVIQELRVLPANS is encoded by the exons ATGAATTACTTCAATCTCcttctttctttgtttctgTTGAATGCATTTTTAAAACCAGAAACGGTTTGTGGAAATGCAGAGCTAAGAGCTTTGATGGATTTGAAAACTTCTCTTGATCCAGAGGGAAAGATTCTTACTTCATGGATCAGCGATGGTAATCCATGTAGTGGTTCATTTGAAGGGGTTGCTTGTAATGATCATTGGAAAGTGGCTAATATCTCTTTGCAGGGAAAGGGACTTTCTGGTTGTTTATCTCCAGCTGTGGCTGAACTCAAATGCTTGTCAGGGTTATACTTGCATTATAACAATCTTTCTGGTGAGATACCATCACAAATTTCAAATCTTACTGAGCTTGTTGATCTTTATCTTGATGTGAATAATCTTTCCGGAACAATTCCTTCTCAGATTGGAAACATGGCTAGTCTACAAG TACTTCAGCTGGGGGATAATCAATTTGTGGGGAATATACCTGCACAGATGGGTTCCTTGAAGCAGCTTACAACTCTTGCTTTGCAATATAACAAGTTAACTGGTCGAATTCCTCTTAGCTTAGGGAACTTGGAGAATCTAAGCCGGCTAAATTTgagtttcaacaacttcagtgGTACTTTTCCAGCAACACTAGCTAATGTTTCACATTTGGAAGTTCTGGATATTCAAAACAATTCTCTATCAGGAACTGTTCCTTCTG caTTGAAGAGACTTGGGGAAGGATTCCAAGGGGCAAACAATCAAGGTTTATGTGGAGTAGATATTTTTACTTTGAGAGCTTGCAACAATAATTCAGATTTAGACGCCAGCGACATTGATACCTCGGATCAAGGCCACCTCAAAAAGGGTAATTCCGCAACGCCTCGCCCGGAGGCTGCAGATTTCCAAATGCATTGTAACCAGACTCATTGCTCAAAATCAAGGTTTCCTTTAAGTGTCGTCACAGCAGCAGGTGTTACAATCACCGCTCTCACATTCATAGTTGTTGGATTGTTTACATTTGTCAAATACCGCCGTCGAAAGCAGAAGGTTACAGCAAACTCTTCTGAAGGGAAACTTAGTCCTCAGCAGCCTAAAGGGTTATACAGAAAAAGTCCATCTACCCTGGTTAATCTTGAGTATTATAACGGATGTTATCCAATGCCCGGTGATCAAAATGCTGGGGGATTATACAGTGAATATCTAAACCAGTTTAGGTTTAATGTAGACGAAGTCGAATCTGCAACACAATATCTTTCAGAAGCAAATTTATTGTGTAAGAGCAAATTCTCAGCAATGTATAAAGGAATTCTCAGAGACGGTTCTCTTGTCGCTATTAGAAGCATTAACATGACATGCTGTAAAACCGAGGAAGCCGAATTTGTAAAGGGATTGAGCTTATTAACCTCCCTTAGACATGAAAATGTTGTTAAGCTAAGAGGTTTCTGTTGCTCAAGTAGTAGAGGTGAATGCTACCTTATTTACGACTTTGCAACGATGGGCTACCTATCTCAATACCTTGACATAGAGGATAGAAGTGACCATTTGCTTGACTGGTCCAAGAGGGTTTCTATCATCAAGGGCATTGCAAAGG GTATAGGATATCTGCATGGTGATGAAGCAAGCAAACCTTCAATAGTACACCAAAATATATCAGTGGAGAATGTTCTCCTTGACAAAGAGTTTAATCCATTGATCATGGATGCAGGACTTCCTAAGCTTCTCGCAGACGATGTTGTTTTCTCAGCTCTAAAAGTAAGTGCCGCCATGGGATACCTAGCTCCTGAATACATTACTACAGGACGCTTTACCGAGAAGAGTGACATATATGCATTTGGAGTTATTGTACTTCAAGTTTTATCTGGCAAGACAGCAATCGGAGGTTCAATACGGACAGCATTCGAGTCTTTCAGATTTGATGATTGCATCGACACAAATCTTAAGGGAAGATATTCTAGTTCTGAAGCAACGACGCTAACAAAGCTTGCAGTGCAGTGTATCCATGAGAGTCCCGACCAAAGACCAAGCATGGTGGATGTAATTCAGGAGCTAAGGGTGCTTCCGGCTAATTCATAA